A window of Pseudomonas mucidolens contains these coding sequences:
- a CDS encoding DUF3108 domain-containing protein — protein sequence MRRALLFAFALFALPAVQAADLQPFSASYTADWKQLPMSGTASRSLEKTASGAWKLSFKASMMIASLTEESTLTLDKDTFLPQSYHFERGGLGKAKKADLDFDWTTKMVTGTDRGDAVKIPLNRGMVDKSTYQLALQHDVAAGKKTMSYQVVDDGEVDTYDFRVLGAEKVDTKAGQIDAIKVERVRDPTQSKRTTVMWFAKDWDHLLVRLQQVETDGKEYNIMLLEGTVDGKPVKGS from the coding sequence ATGCGTCGCGCCCTGCTCTTCGCTTTTGCTCTGTTTGCCTTGCCAGCCGTGCAAGCAGCGGACCTTCAGCCCTTCTCCGCCAGCTACACTGCCGACTGGAAACAGCTGCCCATGAGCGGCACCGCTTCGCGCAGCCTGGAAAAAACCGCCAGCGGTGCCTGGAAGCTCAGCTTCAAGGCTTCGATGATGATTGCCAGCCTGACCGAAGAAAGCACGTTGACCCTGGACAAAGACACCTTTCTGCCACAGTCCTACCACTTTGAACGTGGCGGCCTCGGCAAAGCCAAGAAAGCCGACCTGGATTTCGACTGGACCACCAAAATGGTCACCGGCACTGATCGTGGCGATGCGGTGAAGATCCCGCTGAACCGTGGCATGGTCGACAAGTCCACTTACCAGTTGGCATTGCAGCACGATGTAGCCGCTGGCAAGAAAACCATGAGCTACCAGGTGGTCGATGACGGCGAAGTCGATACCTACGACTTCCGCGTGCTGGGTGCGGAGAAAGTCGATACCAAGGCTGGCCAGATCGATGCGATCAAGGTTGAGCGGGTACGTGACCCGACTCAAAGCAAACGCACCACGGTGATGTGGTTTGCCAAGGACTGGGACCACCTGCTGGTTCGCCTGCAACAGGTCGAGACCGACGGCAAGGAATACAACATCATGCTGTTGGAAGGTACGGTCGACGGCAAGCCCGTGAAAGGCAGCTGA
- the purN gene encoding phosphoribosylglycinamide formyltransferase, whose amino-acid sequence MSPTCNVVVLLSGTGSNLQALIDSTRTGDSPVRVAAVISNRSDAYGLQRAKDAGIDTRTLDHKVFDGREAFDAALIELIDAFDPKLVVLAGFMRILSADFVRHYQGRLLNIHPSLLPKYKGLHTHQRALEAGDTEHGCSVHFVTEELDGGPLVVQAVIPVESADSAHTLAQRVHTQEHRIYPLAVRWFAEGRLILGDQGALLDGQLLAASGHLIRT is encoded by the coding sequence ATGTCCCCGACCTGTAATGTCGTGGTGCTGCTCTCCGGCACCGGCAGTAACTTGCAGGCCCTGATCGACAGCACTCGCACCGGCGACAGCCCGGTGCGTGTCGCTGCGGTGATTTCCAACCGCAGCGATGCCTACGGCCTGCAGCGCGCCAAAGACGCGGGTATCGATACCCGTACGCTGGACCACAAGGTGTTCGACGGTCGCGAAGCTTTCGATGCAGCCTTGATCGAACTGATCGATGCGTTCGACCCCAAACTCGTGGTACTGGCTGGTTTCATGCGTATTCTCAGCGCTGATTTCGTGCGTCATTACCAGGGACGCCTGCTGAATATCCACCCTTCCCTGCTGCCCAAATATAAAGGGTTACATACTCATCAACGCGCCCTTGAGGCCGGTGATACGGAGCATGGCTGCAGCGTACACTTCGTCACCGAGGAACTCGATGGCGGGCCTCTGGTCGTACAGGCAGTGATTCCGGTAGAGTCTGCGGACTCTGCACACACCCTTGCCCAACGGGTTCACACCCAGGAACACAGGATTTACCCGCTGGCTGTTCGCTGGTTCGCCGAGGGACGGTTGATTCTTGGCGACCAAGGTGCATTATTGGACGGTCAGTTACTTGCGGCCAGCGGCCACTTGATTCGAACCTAG
- the purM gene encoding phosphoribosylformylglycinamidine cyclo-ligase — protein MSKQPSLSYKDAGVDIDAGEALVERIKSVAKRTARPEVMGGLGGFGALCEIPAGYKQPVLVSGTDGVGTKLRLALNLNKHDSIGIDLVAMCVNDLVVCGAEPLFFLDYYATGKLNVETATQVVTGIGAGCELSGCSLVGGETAEMPGMYEGEDYDLAGFCVGVVEKAEIIDGSKVAAGDALLALPSSGPHSNGYSLIRKIIEVSGADIENIQLDGKPLTDLLMAPTRIYVKPLLKLIKDTGAVKAMAHITGGGLLDNIPRVLPKGSQAIVDVASWQRPAVFDWLQEQGNVNETEMHRVLNCGVGMVICVAQEHVETALNVLREAGEQPWVIGQIASAAEGAAQVELKNLKAH, from the coding sequence ATGAGCAAGCAACCCTCCCTGAGCTACAAGGACGCCGGTGTAGACATCGACGCCGGTGAAGCATTGGTCGAACGCATCAAGAGCGTCGCCAAGCGCACTGCGCGCCCCGAAGTCATGGGCGGCCTGGGCGGTTTCGGCGCCCTCTGTGAGATCCCGGCCGGTTACAAGCAGCCTGTCCTGGTTTCCGGCACCGACGGTGTGGGCACCAAGCTGCGCCTGGCACTGAACCTGAACAAGCACGACAGCATCGGCATCGATCTGGTGGCCATGTGCGTCAACGACCTGGTGGTCTGCGGTGCCGAGCCGTTGTTCTTCCTGGACTACTATGCCACCGGCAAGCTCAACGTCGAGACTGCGACCCAGGTCGTGACCGGCATCGGCGCGGGCTGTGAACTCTCCGGTTGCTCGCTGGTTGGCGGTGAAACCGCTGAAATGCCAGGCATGTACGAAGGCGAAGACTACGACCTGGCCGGCTTTTGCGTCGGCGTCGTGGAAAAAGCCGAAATCATCGACGGCTCCAAGGTTGCCGCTGGCGACGCCCTGCTCGCCCTGCCATCGTCCGGGCCGCACTCCAACGGTTACTCGCTGATCCGCAAGATCATCGAAGTGTCCGGCGCCGACATCGAGAACATCCAGCTCGACGGCAAGCCACTGACCGATCTGCTGATGGCCCCGACCCGCATCTACGTCAAGCCGTTGCTCAAGCTGATCAAAGACACCGGCGCGGTCAAGGCGATGGCTCACATCACCGGTGGCGGCCTGCTGGACAACATCCCGCGCGTATTGCCAAAAGGCAGCCAGGCGATCGTCGACGTCGCCAGTTGGCAGCGTCCTGCCGTGTTCGATTGGCTGCAAGAACAAGGCAACGTCAACGAAACCGAAATGCACCGCGTGCTGAACTGCGGCGTGGGCATGGTGATCTGCGTCGCTCAAGAGCACGTTGAAACTGCGCTGAACGTGCTGCGTGAAGCCGGCGAGCAGCCATGGGTGATCGGCCAGATCGCTAGCGCTGCCGAGGGCGCGGCCCAGGTTGAACTGAAGAACCTCAAGGCACACTGA
- a CDS encoding DUF2066 domain-containing protein: MGLSRYIFVGCLSLVSLASHAETFNGLYQVLEPVSSQAPEERDQATQRALETLVIRLTGDAKAAQSPGLAAIRKDPQQIISQFGYDAGPPESLQVDFDPASTDRALRGAGLALWGSNRPLILGWWLSDSTEGSSLIGDGQAAAQPLRRAAQHRGLPLRLPLGDLDEQIVATAPNLESADPAPLRAASERYGADALLAVHAREGADQWQAKWRLWVGDETEQGSVQGADTAAPADAVLLAVSERLAPRYAVKPGASSEQLLEVRGMNLERYAALGHLLEPFGAQLLRVDGSRIVYRVNGSADQLRTQLSLAKLQEIPAGEEPAPQPAQPPAVEGSPPAPIPVVEPTPQLRFRW; encoded by the coding sequence ATGGGTCTGAGTCGATACATTTTTGTAGGCTGTTTGTCATTGGTCAGCCTGGCGAGTCATGCCGAAACCTTCAATGGACTATATCAAGTGCTGGAGCCTGTCAGCAGCCAGGCCCCGGAGGAGCGGGACCAGGCTACTCAGCGCGCCCTGGAAACCCTGGTGATTCGCCTGACCGGCGATGCCAAGGCTGCGCAAAGCCCTGGCTTGGCCGCGATACGCAAGGATCCGCAACAAATCATCAGCCAGTTCGGCTATGACGCCGGTCCTCCGGAAAGCCTGCAGGTCGATTTCGACCCGGCCAGCACTGATCGCGCGCTTCGTGGCGCGGGCCTGGCGCTGTGGGGCAGCAATCGACCGCTGATTCTCGGTTGGTGGCTGAGCGACTCGACCGAAGGCAGCAGCCTGATCGGGGATGGTCAGGCTGCCGCGCAGCCGTTGCGTCGTGCCGCCCAGCATCGTGGTTTGCCGTTGCGCCTGCCGTTGGGCGATCTCGATGAGCAGATTGTCGCCACTGCGCCAAATCTCGAAAGTGCGGATCCGGCGCCATTGCGGGCGGCGTCCGAGCGCTACGGTGCGGATGCCTTGTTGGCGGTGCACGCCCGTGAAGGCGCGGATCAATGGCAAGCCAAGTGGCGCTTATGGGTAGGTGACGAAACCGAACAGGGCAGCGTGCAGGGCGCGGATACCGCGGCCCCGGCGGATGCTGTCCTACTGGCAGTCAGCGAGCGTCTGGCACCGCGCTATGCGGTCAAGCCGGGGGCTTCCAGTGAGCAATTGCTGGAGGTGCGGGGTATGAACCTGGAACGTTATGCGGCGCTGGGGCATCTGTTGGAGCCTTTCGGAGCGCAGTTGCTGCGGGTCGATGGCAGCCGGATTGTCTATCGGGTCAATGGTAGCGCCGATCAATTGCGCACCCAGCTCAGCCTGGCGAAGTTGCAGGAAATACCGGCTGGTGAAGAGCCAGCGCCACAACCTGCCCAGCCGCCGGCCGTCGAGGGTTCCCCGCCAGCGCCGATACCGGTGGTCGAGCCGACGCCGCAGTTGCGGTTTCGCTGGTAA
- a CDS encoding AI-2E family transporter, translating to MADTRRWVWLGGIVLLCVFVFLLHSILTPFLVALLLAYLFDPVVDRLERAGLSRTWGVVAVFTLFTLIVMALLLVLIPMLAKQLVRLYELVPQILDWLQHTALPYAQSKLGLADGFWKFDKIKAGISEHMGQTTDIVGIILSQATASSLALIGWLTNLVLIPVVAFYLLRDWDIMMAKIRSLLPRDREQRIMSLAGECHEVLGAFVRGQLLVMLALGFIYAAGLMLIGLELGLLIGVIAGLAAIVPYMGFVIGIGAALVAGLFQFGGDLYPMLGIVAVFMVGQALEGMVLTPLLVGDRIGLHPVAVIFAILAGGELFGFTGILLALPIAAVIMVLVRHLHELYKDSDAYLGVDEPEL from the coding sequence ATGGCGGATACGCGTCGTTGGGTGTGGCTTGGCGGGATCGTCCTGCTGTGCGTTTTTGTATTCCTGCTGCATTCGATTCTGACGCCGTTCCTGGTCGCCTTGCTGCTTGCCTATCTGTTCGATCCGGTGGTGGATCGCCTGGAAAGAGCCGGGCTGTCGCGGACCTGGGGCGTGGTGGCGGTGTTTACGCTTTTTACCCTGATCGTCATGGCGCTATTGCTGGTGCTGATACCGATGCTGGCCAAGCAACTGGTTCGCCTCTACGAACTGGTTCCACAGATACTCGATTGGCTGCAGCACACGGCGTTGCCTTATGCGCAATCCAAGCTTGGCCTGGCCGACGGTTTCTGGAAATTCGACAAAATCAAGGCCGGTATCAGTGAGCACATGGGTCAGACCACCGATATCGTCGGCATCATTCTCAGTCAGGCGACGGCGTCCAGCCTGGCGCTGATCGGATGGTTGACCAATCTGGTGCTGATTCCAGTGGTGGCTTTTTACCTGTTGCGTGATTGGGACATCATGATGGCGAAGATCCGCAGCTTGCTGCCGCGCGATCGCGAGCAGCGCATCATGTCCCTGGCGGGGGAATGCCATGAAGTACTTGGCGCGTTCGTCCGTGGTCAGTTGCTGGTCATGCTGGCCTTGGGATTTATCTATGCGGCGGGATTAATGCTCATCGGCCTGGAGTTGGGCCTGTTGATCGGTGTGATCGCCGGCCTGGCGGCGATTGTGCCGTACATGGGGTTTGTGATCGGCATCGGTGCCGCGCTGGTGGCGGGACTGTTCCAGTTTGGCGGCGACTTGTATCCGATGCTGGGGATTGTCGCGGTGTTCATGGTCGGGCAGGCACTCGAAGGCATGGTGCTGACGCCGTTGCTGGTGGGCGATCGGATCGGACTGCATCCGGTGGCGGTGATCTTTGCGATCCTGGCGGGCGGCGAGTTGTTCGGTTTTACCGGGATTCTGTTGGCGCTGCCGATAGCGGCGGTGATCATGGTGCTGGTTCGCCATCTGCATGAGCTGTACAAGGATTCGGATGCCTATCTGGGTGTCGATGAACCCGAGTTATAA
- the hda gene encoding DnaA regulatory inactivator Hda translates to MKPIQLPLGVRLRDDATFINYYPGANAAALGYVERLCEADAGWTESLIYLWGKDGVGRTHLLQAACLRFEQLGESAVYLPLAELLDRGIEILDHLEQYELVCLDDLQAVAGRADWEEALFHLFNRLRDSGRRLLIAASTSPRELPVKLADLKSRLTLALIFQMRPLSDEDKLRALQLRASRRGLHLTDEVGHFILTRGTRSMSALFDLLEQLDQASLQAQRKLTIPFLKETLGW, encoded by the coding sequence ATGAAACCGATTCAGTTGCCCCTAGGTGTGCGTCTGCGTGACGACGCTACCTTTATCAACTACTACCCAGGCGCCAATGCCGCTGCACTCGGCTATGTCGAGCGGCTTTGCGAAGCCGACGCCGGCTGGACCGAAAGCCTGATTTACCTCTGGGGCAAGGACGGCGTGGGGCGTACTCACTTGTTGCAGGCTGCTTGCCTGCGCTTTGAGCAGTTGGGGGAGTCGGCGGTGTACCTGCCGCTGGCAGAGTTGCTGGATCGCGGCATCGAAATCCTCGATCACCTTGAACAATACGAACTGGTTTGCCTGGATGACCTGCAAGCGGTCGCAGGGCGCGCGGATTGGGAAGAAGCGCTGTTCCACCTGTTCAATCGTCTGCGCGACAGCGGTCGACGATTGTTGATTGCCGCTTCCACCTCACCTCGCGAATTGCCGGTCAAACTGGCGGATCTCAAGTCGCGGCTGACCCTGGCGCTGATTTTCCAGATGCGTCCATTGTCCGATGAAGACAAGCTGCGCGCCCTGCAATTGCGTGCCTCGCGCCGCGGTCTGCACCTCACCGATGAAGTCGGTCACTTCATCCTCACACGCGGGACCCGCAGCATGAGTGCTTTGTTCGATTTGCTCGAACAGCTCGATCAAGCCTCGTTGCAAGCCCAGCGCAAACTGACGATTCCCTTTCTCAAAGAAACCCTGGGCTGGTGA
- a CDS encoding C40 family peptidase: protein MLKRFAPLVPLALVSLLFGCATHPQQVAEQQKPQQQHQAKFVAAQSSTVYEEELATEKELAEFSDSKPYQLPLLADSILERGMSLIGTRYRFGGSTEAGFDCSGFIGYLFREEAGMNLPRSTREMINLDAPLVARNNLKPGDLLFFSTNGRGRVSRAGIYLGDDQFIHSSSRRSGGVRVDKLGSSYWSKTFIEAKRALAMAPGVVTARK, encoded by the coding sequence ATGCTAAAGCGCTTCGCACCCCTCGTGCCTCTCGCACTCGTCAGCCTGTTGTTCGGTTGCGCCACCCACCCTCAACAAGTGGCTGAGCAGCAAAAACCGCAACAACAGCATCAGGCAAAGTTCGTCGCAGCGCAGTCTTCTACTGTTTATGAAGAAGAGCTGGCGACCGAGAAAGAACTCGCCGAATTCTCCGACAGCAAGCCTTATCAGCTTCCGCTCCTGGCAGACAGCATTCTTGAGCGCGGTATGTCCCTGATCGGAACCCGTTACCGTTTCGGCGGTAGCACTGAAGCTGGTTTTGATTGCAGCGGCTTCATTGGTTACCTGTTTCGTGAAGAGGCCGGCATGAACCTGCCGCGCTCCACGCGTGAAATGATCAACCTGGATGCACCGTTGGTCGCGCGAAACAACCTCAAGCCGGGTGATCTGCTTTTCTTCAGTACCAATGGTCGTGGTCGTGTCAGCCGCGCGGGCATCTACTTGGGCGATGACCAGTTCATCCACTCCAGCAGCCGCCGCAGCGGTGGTGTGCGGGTCGATAAACTGGGCTCCAGCTACTGGAGCAAGACTTTCATCGAGGCCAAGCGCGCCCTGGCGATGGCCCCCGGTGTCGTGACCGCCCGTAAGTAA
- a CDS encoding PQQ-dependent sugar dehydrogenase, producing MHKTRLALLVMAAGALAACGESSTLQVSDGTGPSPKLPDPNKTLMPTVNIAPAVGWPDGVKPTAAPGTQVTAFAEGLDHPRWLYVLPNGDVLVAETNAPPKPDDAQGIRGWVMEKVMGRAGAGVPSPNRITLLRDADHDGVAETRTVFLENLNSPFGMTLVGNDLYVADSDKLLRFPYQTGETSITASQTKVIDLPGGPLNHHWTKNVIASKDGSKLYVSVGSNSNVGENGMDAEQGRAAIWEVDRASGKQRIFASGLRNPNGMDWEPQSGKLWTAVNERDEIGSDLVPDYITSVKDGGFYGWPFSYYGQHVDVRVKPQDLELVAKAIVPDYAVGPHTASLGLTFAEGTTLPAQFSNGAFIGQHGSWNRKPHSGYKVIFVPFEGGMPKGQPVDVLTGFLNSDEKAMGRPVGVVIDRQGALLVADDVGNKVWRVSATQ from the coding sequence ATGCATAAGACTCGACTCGCCCTACTGGTCATGGCCGCAGGCGCCCTTGCCGCCTGCGGTGAAAGTTCAACCCTGCAAGTGTCCGATGGCACCGGGCCTTCGCCCAAACTGCCGGATCCGAACAAGACCCTGATGCCTACCGTGAACATCGCCCCGGCCGTGGGCTGGCCCGACGGCGTCAAGCCGACAGCCGCGCCCGGCACCCAGGTGACGGCGTTTGCCGAAGGCCTGGATCACCCGCGCTGGCTCTACGTGCTGCCCAATGGCGACGTGCTCGTAGCGGAAACCAACGCACCACCCAAGCCGGATGATGCCCAAGGCATTCGTGGCTGGGTCATGGAAAAAGTCATGGGTCGTGCCGGTGCCGGAGTACCCAGCCCGAACCGCATCACCTTGCTGCGCGATGCCGATCATGACGGCGTGGCGGAAACCCGCACGGTGTTCCTGGAAAACCTCAACTCACCGTTCGGCATGACCCTGGTGGGTAACGATCTGTATGTCGCCGATTCGGACAAGCTGCTGCGATTCCCCTACCAGACCGGCGAAACCTCGATCACCGCGTCGCAAACCAAAGTCATCGATCTGCCGGGCGGCCCTCTGAATCATCACTGGACCAAAAACGTGATCGCCAGCAAGGACGGCAGCAAGCTGTACGTCAGCGTCGGTTCCAACAGCAACGTCGGGGAAAACGGCATGGACGCCGAACAGGGACGTGCGGCGATTTGGGAAGTGGATCGAGCCAGCGGCAAGCAGCGGATTTTCGCATCCGGCCTGCGCAACCCCAACGGCATGGACTGGGAACCCCAAAGCGGCAAGCTGTGGACCGCGGTCAACGAGCGCGACGAAATCGGCAGTGACCTCGTGCCGGACTACATCACGTCAGTCAAGGATGGCGGCTTTTATGGCTGGCCGTTCAGCTACTACGGCCAGCACGTGGATGTGCGCGTGAAACCGCAGGATCTGGAGCTGGTGGCCAAGGCCATCGTGCCGGATTATGCCGTTGGGCCGCATACGGCCTCGCTGGGCCTGACCTTCGCCGAAGGCACGACGCTGCCGGCGCAGTTCAGCAACGGCGCGTTTATCGGCCAGCACGGTTCATGGAACCGCAAGCCCCACAGTGGCTATAAGGTAATTTTCGTACCGTTTGAAGGGGGCATGCCGAAAGGCCAACCGGTGGATGTGTTGACCGGCTTCCTCAATAGCGACGAGAAAGCCATGGGTCGGCCGGTAGGCGTGGTGATCGATCGACAAGGGGCCTTGCTGGTAGCAGACGACGTGGGAAATAAGGTGTGGCGGGTTTCAGCTACGCAGTAG
- the cobO gene encoding cob(I)yrinic acid a,c-diamide adenosyltransferase translates to MSESPDRDERHLARMLRKKALIDERIANSPNECGLLLVLTGNGKGKSSSAFGMLARAMGHGMQCGVVQFIKGRNSTGEELFFRRFPEQVRFHVMGEGFTWETQDRQRDIAAAEAAWQVSREMLQDPGIGLVVLDELNIALKHGYLDLDQVLSDLQARPPMQHVLVTGRGARPELIEMADTVTEMGMLKHAFQAGIKAQKGIEL, encoded by the coding sequence ATGTCTGAATCCCCTGATCGTGACGAACGCCACCTGGCGCGCATGCTGCGCAAAAAAGCGCTTATCGACGAGCGCATCGCCAATTCGCCAAATGAATGCGGGTTGCTGCTGGTGCTGACCGGCAATGGCAAAGGCAAGAGCAGTTCGGCCTTCGGCATGCTGGCTCGGGCCATGGGCCACGGCATGCAGTGCGGTGTGGTGCAGTTCATCAAGGGGCGCAACAGCACCGGTGAAGAGTTGTTCTTCCGCCGCTTCCCCGAGCAAGTGCGTTTCCACGTGATGGGCGAAGGCTTTACCTGGGAAACCCAGGATCGTCAGCGTGATATCGCCGCCGCCGAAGCGGCCTGGCAGGTCTCGCGAGAAATGTTGCAGGATCCCGGCATTGGCCTGGTGGTCCTGGATGAGCTGAATATTGCCCTCAAGCACGGCTATCTCGATCTGGATCAGGTTCTCAGTGACCTGCAAGCCCGTCCGCCGATGCAGCATGTGCTGGTCACCGGGCGTGGTGCCAGGCCGGAGCTGATTGAAATGGCCGACACCGTGACTGAAATGGGCATGCTCAAACATGCGTTCCAGGCCGGGATCAAGGCTCAGAAGGGCATCGAACTTTGA
- a CDS encoding cobyrinate a,c-diamide synthase, with the protein MNQSRHCPAVLIAAPASGQGKTTVTAALARLHRNLGRNVRVFKCGPDFLDPMIHERASGAPVYQLDMWMVGEQESRRLLWEAAAEADLILIEGVMGLFDGTPSSADLARHFGVPVLAVIDGTAMAQTFGALALGLARYQPDLPFAGVLANRVGTLRHAQLLEGSLTEGLRWYGALSRETGIELPSRHLGLVQASELNDLDLRLDAAATALGSSCEVALPPPVRFAAPAVSTVEPLLAGVRIGVARDEAFAFTYGASLDLLRAMGAELCFFSPLHDHDLPQVDSLYLPGGYPELHHQALSENTSMLAAIRAHHAAGKPLLAECGGMLYLLDSLTDVDGQRAELLGLLAGDAVMQKRLAALALQTVELPEGVLRGHTYHHSLTSTEWQPIARGLSPNGGRGAEAVYRDGRMTASYVHFYFPSNPQAVAALFAPARGVI; encoded by the coding sequence TTGAATCAGTCGCGACATTGCCCGGCGGTCCTGATCGCCGCACCGGCATCCGGCCAGGGCAAGACCACCGTCACTGCCGCGCTGGCCCGTTTGCACCGCAATCTGGGGCGCAATGTACGGGTGTTTAAATGCGGTCCGGACTTTCTCGACCCGATGATTCATGAGCGCGCCAGTGGCGCGCCGGTCTATCAATTGGACATGTGGATGGTGGGCGAGCAGGAAAGTCGACGTTTGTTGTGGGAAGCGGCGGCTGAGGCTGACCTGATCCTGATTGAGGGGGTCATGGGCCTGTTTGACGGTACGCCGTCCAGCGCCGACCTCGCGCGGCATTTTGGCGTGCCGGTGCTGGCCGTCATCGATGGGACCGCCATGGCGCAAACTTTTGGCGCCCTGGCGTTGGGGCTCGCGCGTTATCAGCCGGATCTGCCGTTTGCCGGTGTGCTGGCCAATCGCGTGGGCACCCTGCGCCACGCGCAACTGTTGGAAGGCAGCCTGACAGAAGGCTTGCGCTGGTACGGCGCGTTGTCCCGCGAGACGGGCATCGAACTGCCCAGTCGCCATCTGGGTCTGGTGCAAGCCAGTGAATTGAATGACTTGGACTTGCGCCTGGATGCGGCGGCCACCGCCTTGGGCAGCAGTTGCGAGGTAGCGCTGCCGCCACCGGTGAGGTTCGCCGCGCCCGCAGTGAGCACGGTCGAGCCGTTGCTGGCCGGGGTGCGGATTGGCGTGGCGCGTGACGAGGCGTTTGCCTTTACCTACGGCGCGAGTCTCGACTTGCTGCGCGCCATGGGCGCCGAGCTGTGTTTCTTCTCGCCCCTTCATGACCATGACCTGCCACAAGTCGACAGCCTTTACCTGCCCGGTGGCTATCCGGAACTGCATCACCAGGCGCTGTCGGAAAACACCTCGATGCTAGCGGCCATCCGCGCCCATCACGCCGCCGGCAAACCGCTATTGGCCGAGTGTGGCGGCATGCTCTATTTGCTCGATTCGCTGACCGATGTCGACGGCCAGCGCGCTGAACTGCTGGGTCTGCTTGCGGGCGATGCGGTGATGCAAAAGCGTCTGGCTGCCCTGGCCCTGCAAACGGTCGAGTTGCCGGAAGGCGTGCTGCGCGGTCACACCTATCATCACTCACTGACCAGCACTGAATGGCAGCCGATCGCACGAGGCTTGAGCCCCAATGGCGGGCGCGGCGCCGAGGCGGTGTATCGCGATGGGCGAATGACGGCCTCGTACGTGCACTTTTATTTCCCGTCTAACCCGCAGGCGGTTGCGGCGCTGTTCGCGCCTGCGCGTGGGGTTATCTGA
- the bluB gene encoding 5,6-dimethylbenzimidazole synthase → MTDNAFPPADREAVYRAIAERRDMRHFSGGSVAPELLQRLMQAAHQAPSVGLMQPWRFIRISDRTLRGRIQQLVEEERIRTAEALGERSEQFMKLKVEGINDCAEVLVAALMDDRERHIFGRRTLPEMDMASLSCAIQNLWLASRAEGLGMGWVSLFEPQALADLLGLPSGAKPLAVLCLGPVTEFYPAPMLQLEGWTEPRPLSDMLYENYWGVSQ, encoded by the coding sequence ATGACCGACAATGCCTTCCCGCCGGCCGATCGCGAAGCTGTCTATCGTGCCATCGCCGAGCGCCGCGACATGCGCCACTTCAGCGGTGGCAGCGTGGCGCCTGAACTGTTGCAGCGTCTCATGCAGGCGGCCCATCAGGCCCCCAGTGTCGGGCTGATGCAGCCCTGGCGCTTTATCCGTATCAGCGACCGCACTCTGCGAGGCCGGATCCAGCAACTGGTGGAAGAAGAGCGGATCCGCACGGCTGAGGCGCTTGGCGAGCGTTCCGAGCAGTTCATGAAGCTCAAGGTCGAGGGCATTAACGATTGCGCCGAGGTGCTCGTGGCCGCGTTGATGGATGATCGCGAGCGACACATTTTCGGTCGCCGCACCTTGCCGGAAATGGACATGGCCTCGCTGTCCTGCGCGATCCAGAATCTGTGGCTGGCGTCTCGCGCCGAAGGACTGGGCATGGGTTGGGTGTCGCTGTTCGAACCCCAGGCCCTGGCCGACCTGCTGGGTTTACCGTCCGGTGCCAAGCCGCTGGCGGTGTTGTGCCTGGGCCCGGTGACGGAGTTTTACCCGGCACCGATGTTGCAACTTGAAGGTTGGACCGAGCCGCGTCCGTTGAGTGACATGCTGTATGAGAATTATTGGGGAGTGAGTCAATGA